In Venenivibrio stagnispumantis, the following are encoded in one genomic region:
- a CDS encoding NuoI/complex I 23 kDa subunit family protein produces MVKVKYVERPNLTILERIFFLDFIKGLKVTFKNLIKKTITTKYPYEKLTPPKRFRGAHAHRIKNGNEPPSFSVLEKFMDINTGESRCVACYMCQQACPVPSLFKIEAVQLPNGKKKVVRFDMNLLNCLFCGLCVDACPVDCIIMTDIYELADYQRKNCVIHKDDMSERGRDYDLRRKNEPDRIWIDDEERKKLWGHIEWS; encoded by the coding sequence ATGGTTAAAGTTAAGTATGTAGAAAGACCTAATCTAACTATATTAGAAAGGATATTTTTCTTAGATTTTATAAAAGGTCTAAAGGTTACATTTAAAAATCTTATAAAGAAAACTATTACTACAAAATATCCTTATGAAAAATTAACTCCACCTAAAAGATTTAGAGGTGCCCATGCCCATAGGATAAAAAATGGAAACGAACCACCTTCTTTTTCTGTCCTTGAAAAATTTATGGATATAAATACCGGAGAAAGTAGATGTGTTGCCTGTTATATGTGTCAGCAAGCCTGCCCTGTGCCTTCTTTATTTAAGATAGAGGCAGTTCAACTTCCAAATGGAAAAAAGAAAGTAGTTAGATTTGATATGAATTTATTAAATTGTTTATTTTGTGGATTATGTGTAGATGCCTGTCCTGTTGATTGTATAATTATGACAGATATATATGAGCTTGCAGATTATCAAAGAAAAAATTGTGTTATTCATAAAGATGATATGTCTGAAAGAGGTAGAGATTACGATTTAAGAAGAAAAAATGAGCCTGATAGAATATGGATAGATGATGAAGAAAGAAAAAAACTTTGGGGGCATATAGAATGGAGCTAA
- a CDS encoding NADH-quinone oxidoreductase subunit A, with product MTGTGYLGLAVFFIVATAIGVVLLVLNRLLAPKTPEPLEGYPYECGVPLYDKTARTTIDQKYYLLGLLLVLFDLESAFVFPWAVVFREIAQVNVGFIFTEMFLFLFILILGYIYAWKKGALKWQ from the coding sequence ATGACTGGGACAGGTTATTTAGGATTAGCAGTATTTTTTATAGTGGCTACTGCCATAGGGGTAGTTTTGCTTGTTTTAAATAGATTACTTGCTCCAAAAACTCCTGAGCCTTTGGAAGGCTATCCTTATGAATGTGGTGTTCCTCTTTATGATAAAACTGCCAGAACAACCATAGACCAAAAATATTATCTTCTTGGACTGCTACTTGTTTTATTTGACCTTGAATCTGCTTTTGTATTTCCTTGGGCTGTAGTATTTAGAGAAATAGCTCAGGTCAATGTAGGATTTATATTTACAGAGATGTTTTTATTCTTATTTATATTAATTCTCGGTTATATTTATGCCTGGAAAAAAGGAGCATTAAAATGGCAGTGA
- a CDS encoding glycosyltransferase, which produces MEENKVFKPRVLFIKTPDPKSFNESIIEALSKSLSARGYETKTVEPTPENIQQTVEEIIEFKPLFSFDINLDGMIFAERDNEKKPFCDILGNIHLTWFIDDPMIHFTKLKSVLNSNQILYLTIDVEHGQWISSIGKNVAFLAPGINPSKIPPMMEKDFDIAFIGPITDPSIIEQNWRERFDDTLFGFAVELGRLIYRNPDIPIRFASGYLISQFNPQFQEAIYNFQRQNEDDFMNLLVEIGLYAMNLRRWNIIDNIDNFEVSILGQVIGETKENIVIYEDIQTQQEIINFLSRTKISLLSQPPFLPSGLGFTVFDSVATGALTFVEERLSSKAFFTPDEEIITYHPMDFIEIEGKLYQYLEEDVKRREEIAKAGRERAFREHTLYNRGELLANIMDDIIKRSLQEEENKPEENN; this is translated from the coding sequence ATGGAAGAAAATAAAGTTTTCAAACCAAGAGTTTTATTTATAAAAACACCTGACCCAAAAAGCTTTAATGAAAGTATAATAGAAGCATTATCTAAGTCATTATCTGCAAGAGGTTATGAAACAAAAACGGTAGAACCAACCCCTGAAAATATACAGCAAACAGTAGAAGAAATTATTGAGTTTAAACCACTTTTTAGCTTTGATATAAATCTTGATGGAATGATTTTTGCAGAAAGAGATAATGAGAAAAAACCATTTTGCGATATTTTAGGTAATATACATTTAACATGGTTTATAGATGACCCTATGATACATTTTACAAAATTAAAATCTGTGTTAAACTCAAATCAGATACTTTACCTTACAATAGATGTTGAACACGGACAATGGATTTCAAGTATAGGAAAAAATGTAGCATTTTTAGCTCCCGGAATAAATCCTTCCAAAATTCCACCGATGATGGAAAAAGATTTTGATATAGCTTTTATAGGTCCCATAACAGACCCTTCAATTATTGAGCAAAATTGGAGAGAAAGATTTGATGACACTCTTTTTGGCTTTGCAGTAGAACTTGGAAGATTAATTTATAGAAATCCAGATATTCCTATAAGATTTGCTTCCGGATATTTAATATCCCAATTTAATCCTCAGTTTCAAGAAGCAATATATAACTTCCAAAGACAAAATGAAGATGATTTTATGAATTTACTTGTAGAAATTGGCTTATATGCTATGAATTTAAGAAGATGGAATATCATTGATAATATAGATAATTTTGAAGTTAGTATCTTAGGACAGGTGATAGGAGAAACTAAAGAAAATATAGTTATCTATGAAGATATACAAACCCAGCAAGAGATAATAAATTTCTTATCAAGGACAAAAATATCCCTTTTAAGCCAACCGCCTTTCTTACCTTCCGGACTTGGATTTACGGTTTTTGATAGTGTAGCTACCGGAGCTTTAACTTTTGTAGAAGAAAGATTATCTTCAAAAGCATTCTTTACACCGGATGAAGAAATAATCACCTATCACCCAATGGATTTTATAGAGATAGAAGGAAAGTTATATCAATATTTAGAAGAAGATGTTAAAAGAAGAGAAGAGATAGCAAAAGCAGGCAGAGAAAGAGCATTCAGAGAACATACCCTTTATAATAGGGGAGAGTTATTGGCAAATATAATGGATGATATTATAAAAAGGTCTCTGCAGGAAGAAGAAAATAAACCGGAGGAAAATAATTGA
- the nuoK gene encoding NADH-quinone oxidoreductase subunit NuoK gives MVPYEYYVALSGLLMVLGLIGVIVRRNIIAMLISTELMLNAVNIAFVAFDMKLHDVAGQVFVFFILTIAAAEAAVGLGLIMAIYRMKKDVDVEKISELRG, from the coding sequence ATGGTTCCCTATGAATACTATGTAGCCCTAAGTGGTCTTTTGATGGTGCTTGGTTTAATCGGTGTTATTGTTAGAAGAAATATTATTGCAATGCTAATATCAACAGAACTTATGCTTAATGCTGTAAATATAGCTTTTGTGGCTTTTGATATGAAATTACATGATGTTGCCGGACAGGTTTTTGTTTTCTTTATCTTAACAATAGCAGCAGCTGAAGCAGCAGTAGGTCTTGGCTTAATAATGGCTATATACAGAATGAAGAAAGATGTTGATGTTGAAAAAATATCAGAGTTGAGAGGTTAG
- the purH gene encoding bifunctional phosphoribosylaminoimidazolecarboxamide formyltransferase/IMP cyclohydrolase: MKKRALISVSDKTDLDFFAKELYALGYEIISSSGTAKYIKSMGIPVLEVSEITGFPEILDGRVKTLHPKIHGGILAIRDNEKHIKQLEENDITPIDIVAINLYPFEATLKKGADLDELIENIDIGGPALVRASAKNYKFVAIIVDPKDYKIVIEELKNNSEISIQTKKKLALKAFRHTAIYDSIISNVLNEKFEINEKFPEELTIPVRKKQTLRYGENPHQEAALYISPIEDRFSIAGAEILQGKEMSYNNYLDVESAVSLIKEFEEIAAVIVKHNNPCGVAIADNIVDAYKIAFSRDPKSAFGGIVALNRKVDLELSKALTETFLEVVIAPDYTEEALEILKSKKNLRVVKINNFFEEDKGLDYRRISGGLLLQDKDKQLYKELQIVTERKPTEKELEDLIFAFKVVKHVKSNSVVIAKDKKTLGIGAGQTSRVDSLETAIKKAQEFGFDLEGSVLASEAFFPFRDSIDYAAKYGIKAVIQPGGSIRDKEVIQACNEHNIAMIFTNMRHFKH, translated from the coding sequence TTGAAAAAAAGAGCCTTAATCTCTGTATCTGATAAAACGGATTTAGATTTTTTTGCAAAAGAGTTATATGCACTGGGTTATGAAATAATATCATCTTCCGGAACAGCTAAATATATAAAATCAATGGGAATACCGGTTTTAGAAGTTTCTGAAATAACCGGTTTTCCGGAAATATTAGATGGAAGGGTAAAAACATTACATCCTAAAATACACGGTGGAATTCTTGCAATAAGAGACAATGAAAAACATATAAAACAACTTGAAGAAAACGATATAACACCAATAGATATAGTAGCAATCAATCTTTATCCATTTGAAGCGACATTAAAAAAAGGAGCAGATTTAGATGAGCTTATTGAAAATATAGATATAGGCGGACCGGCTCTTGTTAGAGCTTCTGCCAAAAATTATAAATTTGTAGCAATAATTGTTGACCCAAAAGATTATAAAATAGTAATAGAAGAACTTAAAAATAACAGCGAAATATCTATCCAAACAAAGAAAAAACTTGCGTTAAAAGCTTTTAGACATACTGCTATTTACGATAGTATTATATCCAATGTATTAAATGAAAAATTTGAGATAAATGAAAAATTTCCGGAAGAATTAACCATTCCGGTAAGAAAAAAACAAACCCTAAGATATGGTGAAAATCCACATCAAGAAGCGGCTTTATATATCTCACCAATAGAAGATAGATTTAGCATAGCCGGTGCAGAAATTTTACAAGGAAAAGAGATGTCCTATAATAATTATTTGGATGTAGAATCTGCTGTATCTCTCATTAAAGAATTTGAAGAAATTGCAGCTGTTATAGTCAAGCATAATAATCCCTGTGGAGTTGCTATCGCAGATAATATAGTTGATGCTTATAAAATAGCATTTTCAAGAGACCCTAAATCAGCATTCGGTGGTATAGTTGCATTAAATAGAAAAGTAGATTTAGAATTATCAAAAGCTTTAACTGAAACATTTTTAGAAGTTGTGATAGCACCAGATTATACAGAAGAAGCATTAGAGATATTAAAAAGTAAGAAAAATTTAAGGGTAGTTAAGATTAATAATTTCTTTGAAGAAGATAAAGGCTTAGATTATAGAAGAATTTCCGGAGGATTATTATTACAGGATAAAGATAAGCAGTTATATAAAGAGTTGCAGATAGTTACAGAAAGAAAACCTACCGAAAAAGAACTTGAAGATTTAATATTTGCCTTTAAAGTTGTAAAACATGTAAAATCAAATTCGGTAGTAATAGCAAAAGATAAAAAAACCCTTGGGATAGGAGCAGGACAAACTTCAAGAGTAGATAGTTTAGAAACTGCAATAAAAAAAGCTCAGGAGTTTGGCTTTGATTTAGAAGGTTCTGTCCTTGCATCAGAAGCATTTTTCCCTTTCAGAGATAGTATAGATTATGCAGCAAAATACGGAATAAAAGCAGTAATACAGCCTGGAGGCTCAATAAGGGATAAAGAAGTAATACAAGCTTGTAATGAACATAATATAGCAATGATTTTTACCAATATGAGGCATTTTAAACATTAA
- the thrB gene encoding homoserine kinase, with amino-acid sequence MGKVIKVRVPATSANLGAGFDTFGIALDLYNEFIVEEAEGVYIESYPENKFLQNPENNLYIQVVKTLCEAEGKKFKGAKLKQINNVPVARGLGSSATAIVAGIVTAFYVHKKELTDEEFFKWAYRFEPHPDNLLPAWKGGFITALKTEEKTYYQKIDFPEDLKFIVAIPDFELSTEKARSVLPKEIPLKDGIFNLQRASLFLTSIINKNYEFLKVAMEDRFHQPYRKSFIPNFDKVIQYAYQAGALGVSLSGAGSSMVALSDKNFEEIGKSMVKAFEEAGINAEYKILNVDKKGTKIEEI; translated from the coding sequence ATGGGTAAAGTTATAAAAGTAAGAGTTCCTGCCACATCTGCCAATCTCGGAGCAGGTTTTGATACATTCGGTATAGCTCTTGATTTATATAATGAGTTTATCGTTGAAGAAGCAGAAGGAGTTTATATAGAAAGTTATCCGGAAAATAAATTTTTACAAAATCCGGAAAATAATCTTTATATTCAAGTGGTAAAAACACTTTGTGAAGCAGAAGGAAAAAAATTTAAAGGTGCAAAATTAAAACAGATAAATAATGTTCCTGTTGCAAGAGGTCTTGGAAGCAGTGCTACTGCAATAGTTGCAGGAATTGTAACTGCTTTTTATGTTCATAAAAAAGAACTTACAGATGAAGAATTTTTTAAATGGGCATACAGATTTGAGCCACATCCGGATAATTTGCTTCCTGCATGGAAAGGTGGATTTATAACTGCTTTAAAAACAGAAGAAAAAACTTATTATCAAAAGATTGATTTTCCAGAAGATTTAAAATTTATAGTAGCGATACCTGATTTTGAGCTTTCAACAGAAAAAGCAAGGTCAGTTCTTCCAAAAGAAATACCATTAAAAGATGGAATATTTAATTTACAAAGGGCATCTTTATTTCTTACATCTATAATAAATAAAAATTATGAGTTTCTTAAAGTTGCAATGGAAGATAGATTTCATCAACCTTATAGAAAATCTTTTATACCAAATTTTGATAAAGTTATCCAATATGCTTATCAAGCAGGTGCATTAGGTGTTTCTTTAAGTGGAGCCGGAAGTAGTATGGTAGCATTATCAGATAAAAATTTTGAAGAAATAGGAAAATCTATGGTTAAAGCATTTGAAGAAGCCGGTATAAATGCAGAATACAAAATATTAAATGTAGATAAAAAAGGAACAAAAATAGAGGAGATTTAA
- the nuoD gene encoding NADH dehydrogenase (quinone) subunit D yields the protein MPWLDTEKAEKLKMAFPHIQIQKNKDIVSIISNQDNIISVLKFLKEDKDFQFKMFIDMTAVDYLLNNPRFEIVIILYSPLLNQRVIVKSFVKGESFPSLTSLWKGAKWAEREIYDMFGIKFEGHENLVRIFLWEGYPYHPLRKDFPKEGIQDTYLPSLNERENIPSHDYSPYHTAIPTLEDLERTQKARMPKKQSQIVLNWGPLHPGTHGTIWFLFDLEGEVVQHCDIIIGQLHRGIEKLAEDITYTQIIPYTDRMDYISAICSNVVYVNAVEKLLGVEVPEKAKWIRTMLFELQRINSHLLWLGTTALDIGALTMFLYTFREREKIMDIIEGIAGIRLNSSFIRIGGVRYDLPEGALDVIKHFIKDFPQRIKDYEDLLTKNRIWIRRNKDIGIVSEEDVYQYGLTGVMARSAGVAYDLRAIEPIDAYPYVDFEIPLGKVGDAYDRYLIRMEEMKQSLNIVKQCVEKLEKLKNDKYIATENPYVLPTLQETFLSIEAMVKDFNLRIYGEQAPEGEVYLSGENPRGELGFYIISKGEGKPYRLRIRSGAFYNLQIFPELIKGRTVADAVALLGSIDPVVGETDR from the coding sequence TTGCCTTGGTTAGATACAGAAAAAGCGGAAAAGTTAAAAATGGCTTTTCCGCATATTCAAATTCAAAAAAATAAAGATATTGTTTCCATTATTTCAAATCAAGATAATATAATTTCGGTTCTTAAATTCTTAAAAGAAGATAAAGATTTCCAATTTAAAATGTTTATAGATATGACTGCTGTTGATTATCTATTAAATAATCCAAGATTTGAGATAGTTATTATTCTTTATTCTCCTTTATTAAATCAAAGGGTTATTGTAAAAAGTTTTGTAAAAGGAGAAAGTTTTCCCTCTTTAACATCTCTCTGGAAAGGTGCTAAATGGGCTGAAAGAGAGATATATGATATGTTCGGTATAAAATTTGAAGGGCATGAGAATCTTGTTAGAATATTTTTATGGGAAGGATATCCTTATCATCCACTTAGAAAAGATTTTCCTAAGGAAGGTATTCAGGATACATATCTTCCATCTTTAAATGAAAGAGAAAATATACCATCCCATGATTACTCTCCATATCATACTGCTATTCCTACTTTGGAAGATTTAGAAAGAACACAAAAAGCAAGAATGCCAAAAAAACAATCCCAGATAGTTTTAAACTGGGGACCTCTTCATCCAGGAACCCATGGAACTATATGGTTTTTATTTGATTTAGAAGGGGAGGTTGTCCAGCATTGTGATATTATTATTGGACAACTCCATAGGGGAATAGAAAAACTTGCAGAAGATATAACATATACCCAGATAATACCTTATACAGATAGAATGGATTATATATCTGCTATATGTAGTAATGTTGTTTATGTTAATGCTGTTGAAAAACTTCTTGGCGTAGAGGTGCCGGAAAAAGCTAAATGGATTAGAACAATGTTATTTGAACTGCAGAGAATAAATAGCCACCTTTTATGGCTTGGAACGACTGCCCTTGATATAGGTGCCCTCACAATGTTTTTATATACATTTAGAGAAAGAGAAAAAATTATGGATATTATAGAAGGAATTGCAGGAATAAGGCTTAATTCTTCATTTATAAGAATAGGGGGAGTAAGATATGATTTGCCGGAAGGAGCATTGGATGTTATTAAGCATTTTATAAAAGATTTTCCTCAGAGAATAAAAGATTATGAAGATTTACTTACAAAAAATAGAATATGGATAAGAAGAAATAAAGATATAGGTATAGTTTCGGAGGAAGATGTTTACCAATATGGATTAACAGGTGTAATGGCAAGGTCTGCCGGTGTTGCTTACGACCTTAGAGCAATAGAGCCGATAGATGCATATCCTTATGTAGATTTTGAAATACCCTTAGGAAAAGTTGGAGATGCTTATGATAGGTATCTAATAAGAATGGAAGAGATGAAACAAAGTTTAAATATAGTAAAACAATGTGTTGAAAAACTTGAAAAATTGAAAAATGATAAATATATAGCAACAGAAAATCCTTATGTTCTTCCAACATTACAAGAAACATTTTTATCAATAGAAGCGATGGTTAAAGATTTTAATCTAAGGATATACGGAGAACAAGCTCCGGAAGGTGAAGTATATCTTTCCGGAGAAAATCCAAGGGGAGAACTTGGATTTTACATAATCTCAAAAGGAGAAGGAAAACCTTATAGATTAAGAATTCGCTCCGGAGCATTTTATAATCTTCAAATATTTCCAGAATTAATAAAAGGAAGAACTGTAGCAGATGCAGTAGCCTTACTTGGTAGTATAGACCCTGTTGTTGGGGAAACAGATAGATAA
- the nuoH gene encoding NADH-quinone oxidoreductase subunit NuoH, with the protein MELVGLLISLTVKSVIFIVGMFLLSAYLTLIERKFAGHVQQRPGPLHVGYHGLLQPIADALKVLTKEDLVPSSVDKVLFYLASLLAFVPAIMILAVVPFGNEFEIFGIKIAPYITDLNIGLILALAFGSISIYGVIFAGWASNSKYPMIGGLRKAAVLIGYEVALGFAMVGPIMLAGSFSLKEIVNAQEGFFGAFIWYQPIAFIVILFAILAETGRTPFDVQEAEAELVSGYNTEYSGMKFGLFPLAEWYIGTFLLSAIAVILFFGGWRGPEIFGPFSGFIWFFLKIAMMFMFFLWVHWTLPRYRVDQITEIAWKVMLPLSLLNIFITAIEIMIIG; encoded by the coding sequence ATGGAGTTAGTAGGATTATTGATAAGTTTGACGGTAAAATCTGTTATTTTCATAGTAGGAATGTTCCTATTATCAGCATACCTTACTCTTATTGAAAGGAAATTTGCAGGACATGTCCAGCAAAGACCAGGACCTTTACATGTTGGTTATCATGGCTTACTACAACCTATAGCAGATGCTCTTAAAGTTTTAACAAAAGAAGATTTAGTTCCATCCTCTGTAGATAAAGTTTTATTTTATTTAGCTTCTTTACTTGCATTTGTTCCGGCAATTATGATACTTGCCGTTGTGCCTTTTGGAAATGAGTTTGAAATTTTCGGAATAAAAATAGCTCCTTATATAACCGATTTAAATATAGGTTTAATACTTGCCCTTGCTTTTGGTAGCATTAGTATATACGGAGTAATATTTGCAGGTTGGGCTTCTAATAGTAAATATCCTATGATTGGTGGGCTTAGAAAAGCAGCAGTTTTAATAGGTTATGAGGTGGCTCTCGGTTTTGCTATGGTTGGCCCTATAATGCTTGCCGGTTCTTTTTCTCTAAAAGAGATTGTCAATGCTCAGGAAGGATTTTTTGGTGCTTTTATATGGTATCAACCTATTGCATTTATAGTTATACTTTTTGCAATCCTTGCAGAAACAGGAAGAACTCCTTTTGATGTTCAGGAAGCAGAAGCAGAGCTTGTTTCCGGATACAATACAGAATATTCCGGAATGAAATTTGGATTATTCCCGCTTGCAGAATGGTATATAGGAACATTTTTATTAAGTGCTATTGCAGTAATACTATTTTTCGGAGGATGGAGAGGACCTGAAATTTTTGGACCATTCTCAGGATTTATTTGGTTTTTCCTTAAAATAGCAATGATGTTTATGTTCTTCTTATGGGTTCATTGGACATTGCCAAGATATAGAGTTGACCAGATTACAGAGATAGCCTGGAAAGTTATGCTTCCGTTATCTTTATTGAATATATTCATTACTGCAATAGAAATTATGATAATAGGGTAA
- a CDS encoding NADH-quinone oxidoreductase subunit J — MELNNIAFWVLSFIAVISAIGVVFFKNIVHAVLSLISTLIAISGLFFNIGADLIGALQILIYAVAIVVFYVLVISTVPEFKGKSVDGKYTLLSLPFGFLLFLELAYVSVYGAFKSATGAFSPNIIQQIGNPKAVATMLFTKYLFPFEVASLILLVAMIGAIILGRKEQVEEE, encoded by the coding sequence ATGGAGCTAAATAACATTGCTTTCTGGGTATTATCATTTATAGCAGTTATATCTGCTATTGGAGTGGTATTTTTTAAAAATATAGTTCATGCAGTATTATCTTTAATATCTACTTTAATTGCTATCTCAGGGCTATTTTTCAATATCGGTGCTGATTTGATAGGTGCTTTGCAGATATTAATTTATGCTGTTGCAATAGTTGTATTTTATGTTTTAGTTATATCTACCGTTCCGGAGTTTAAAGGAAAATCTGTTGATGGAAAATATACACTTTTATCATTACCTTTTGGGTTTTTGTTATTTCTTGAGCTTGCTTATGTTTCAGTTTATGGAGCATTTAAATCTGCAACAGGTGCATTTTCTCCTAATATTATTCAGCAAATAGGAAATCCTAAGGCTGTTGCTACTATGTTATTTACAAAATATTTATTCCCATTTGAAGTTGCCTCTCTTATATTACTTGTTGCTATGATTGGTGCTATTATACTTGGAAGAAAAGAACAGGTAGAGGAGGAGTAA
- a CDS encoding NuoB/complex I 20 kDa subunit family protein, which yields MAVINNSGIILTTVEEVLSWGRKNSLWPVSIGLACCAIEMMHTAASRFDTDRLGIIFRGSPRQSDVLIVAGTVVNKVAPMLKLIYEQMPDPKWVISMGGCASAGGPFPTYSTLQGVDRIIPVDVYIPGCPPTPQALLWGIMQLQKKIKAKQEGKELKEIPARVPTASFPIQK from the coding sequence ATGGCAGTGATTAATAATAGCGGAATAATTTTAACAACAGTAGAAGAAGTTTTAAGCTGGGGAAGAAAAAACTCTCTCTGGCCTGTTTCCATAGGGCTTGCATGCTGTGCTATTGAGATGATGCATACAGCCGCTTCCAGATTTGATACAGATAGACTTGGAATTATTTTTAGAGGTTCTCCAAGACAGTCTGATGTTTTAATAGTAGCCGGAACAGTTGTAAATAAAGTGGCTCCTATGTTAAAGCTTATATATGAGCAGATGCCAGACCCTAAATGGGTTATATCTATGGGTGGATGTGCTTCTGCAGGCGGACCATTCCCAACTTATTCTACACTTCAAGGAGTAGATAGAATTATTCCGGTTGATGTATATATTCCTGGATGTCCTCCAACACCACAAGCATTGCTTTGGGGAATTATGCAACTTCAGAAAAAGATAAAAGCAAAACAAGAAGGAAAAGAACTTAAAGAAATTCCTGCAAGAGTTCCTACTGCTTCCTTCCCTATACAAAAATAA